The window ACTGGGGATTTTGTAATTGCTGTTTACGGGCAATCTGATATTATTCCGCTTTTAGAGGAAATGGCTGAGATCAAAAAAGTAGGGGATAGAAATATTCGAGTTGTAAAAATTGATGATATCAAAAGCACAGATTTTTACCATATTCTATTTGTCCCTTCTGAAAAAAATGGAAGTTTCCCTAAGATAAAAAGTGCTATGAATAATCAACCGTGTTTGTTAGTTACTGAATATGAAAACATGGCTCGAAATGGATCTATGATTAATTTTAAAGATGTAAACGGGAAATTAAGGTTCGAAGTGAACAATACTACTCTAAAGTCAGCGGGCTTAAAAATGTCACAGGAATTAACTCGATTTGGAGAAGAAATAAATTAAATATTACATAAAAATCATAAATGGAAATAATGGATAAAATTTATAATTCAATTATTTTCATTAAGTTTAAAAAGAAATAATTTTTTAAAGGCCATAAAATGAGAAACTTTCGATTTACGATTGGTAATAAAATTTTAGGAGGGTTTATAACCCTGATCTTGATTTTCATCATTTATGCTGGAATTACAATTTTCACAGTAAGTCAAAATAGTAGTTTAACGCAAACCAATTCGAATGTAATTAAACCCTCTTTAACGAGCATTAAAGATTTTAACCTTTTAATTATTAGGTCTAAAATGCTTGTAACCAACTGGGTATATCTTCAAAGTAACGAAACCGATAAAGAAAGTTTAAGAACACTTCATGAGGAAGAATATCCTGCCATGAAGGAAAAAATCAGTGATTTAAAGGAAAATTGGGACAGCGAAGTTCAAAGGCTCGAAATGGATACGGTATTCACTGAGTTTGAAGGTCTACTCGATGTTCAGAAAGAGATCATGGGAAGTTTAATTACTTTCGAAGATTATGAGGACCCCATTGTTAAATTCATGGCTTCAGAATCAATAGAGAGAGAAGTAATTCCTAGAACAGATTCTGTTATTTCTCACTTGAACACAATACTTGTTCAGAAACAAGAAGAATCGGAAGAATATGAAGCTGAAGTACTAGACTCATCAAATAGTTTAAGAAACACCTCAATTATTTTAGGTGTAATTTTCGTGATTTTAGGTTTAATTGGAGCATTCTGGTTAGCATCTTCAATCACAAAACCAGTAAATTATATCAAAGATATTATTGTGAAATTAGGTAAAGGAATTTTACCTGAAGATAATGAACGGAAATTTGGAAATGATGAAATTGGTGAAATGGCTATTGCTGTTGGCCAATTAGTAGATGGATTGAAAGATACTTCATACTTTGCTGAAAATATTGGTAATGGTAAATACGATTCTGATTATGAGCCATTGAGTGAGGAAGATGTATTAGGAAATGCCCTAATCAATATGAGAGGCAACCTAAGAAAAGTAGCAGAAGAAGATAAGAAAAGAAATTGGTCAACTGAAGGTTTGGCTATGTTTGGAGATATTTTAAGAAAGAACAATGATAATATTTCATTGCTTTCTGATGATATTATCTCAAACCTTGTAAAATATACGAAGTCTAACCAAGGAGGTATTTTCGTAATCAATAGCGAAGAGGATGATGAGCCATTTCTAGAACTAACTGCTTGTTATGCTTGGGATAAAAAGAAATATCTGGAACAAAAGATATATGAAGGAGAAGGCTTAACAGGTCAGGCTTGGTTAGAAGGGGAGACTATTTATATGACTGAAGTACCTCAGGATTATGTGATGATTACTTCAGGTTTAGGAGAAGCTAATCCAAACAGTATCTTAATCGTTCCATTGAAAGTGAATGATGAGATTTATGGTATAATTGAATTAGCATCTTTCAATGAGTTCCAAGATTATGAAAGGGAATTCGTAGAGAAAATTGCTGAAAATATTGCATCCACTATTTCATCTGTTAAGATCAATGAAAGAACTTCCAAATTATTAGAAGAGTCAAGAGAAATGACTGAACAGATGCGTTCTCAGGAAGAAGAGATGCGTCAGAATATGGAAGAGCTTCAAGCAACTCAGGAAGAAATGGAAAGATCTCAACGTGAGAGAGAAGATAAAGAAAAAATCATCAATTACACGAATATGATGATTGAACTTGACGGTTCTTTCTACATAAACAGCATTAATAATGTTACGAATGATAAGTTGGGTTATACTTCTTCTGAAGTTGGAGGTTCTGAGCTGTCCATGTTAGTGGAATCTAAAGATGCTTTAAAATCAATGAAGTCATCACTAGAAGCTAACAAAACTTGGTCGGGCACTATCAAGATGAAGAATAAAGCAGGAGATGTGGTAGACACTCAATTCTCTTGTGGTCCATTAAGTGGTCAGAGTTCAGGAGGAAGCAGTTATCTAATGATAGGATCAGTAATCAATAAAGATTAATGATTTAAAATCTATGAGGTATTCAATTGCCAAAGCATTAAGCTTATTAATTATATTATCTATTTGGGCCTGTGGTTTTTCAACTGAAAAGCGCAGGCCCAAACGCATTCAAGATACTCTTGAAGAAAGAGTGGTTAAAAAAGTTTCGGAAGCTGAAATCATCAATAAAACTACCCAACTTGGAGATTCTATAACTCAAGTAGTAGGGGCTGTTTTCATGTCTAAAATCTCAAAGGAGTATGCAAGTGGAGGATATGAAGCTGCTGCAAAATATTGTAGCATGAATGCGTATCCTTTAACAGACAGTTTAGCCGATCAATACAAGGTTTTCCTTAAGAGAGTAAGTAATAAAAATAGAAACCCTATAAATACTCCATCAGATATTGAAAAGAATATTTTAGAGGCTTTTGAATATTCCTCTGAACGTGGTGATGAAATTGGAGCTAATGTGCAGTTCATTAGGCCTGGTGATACCATTCTTTATAATAAACCTATTAAAATCCCATCAAAATTATGCTTGAATTGTCATGGTACAAAGAACCAAATTTCTAAAGAGGTTCAAGCAATTCTTAAAAAAGAATATCCTAATGATAAGGCTATAAACTATGAAGTGGGCGACCTTAGAGGAATGTGGAGTTTAAAGTTTTTGAAGAAAGAGATAGTTCAAAAGCTTTAAGTTGAAAGTTTATTCAGTATAAAATGCTTTGAACTTTTCTTCAGATTTAAGCTCTAATAATCTTTGCTCAGATAATGGTTTTTCTACATAGTCAATCACCATATCATATTGTTCACTTTTAATTTTATCGGCAGTATTAATCGATGAGGTTAATACAATAACAGCTATATTTTTATCCATTCCATTTTCAATAATAGCATCCATTACTTCCCAACCGCTTAAAATAGGCATATTGATGTCTAGCAATATGCAGTATTGCTTTTTAACATTATAATAGGTTTTCAGATAGTCAACGACATCATTTCCATTATAGAAACTTTTAGGTGCTGGATGAAACTGAGTTTCCTTTACATGTACATCATGTAAAAAAACAGTCATGTCATCATCATCCACAATTAACACTTCAAAATCCTCATTTTTTAATGACATAATGCTTATTACCTTCTCTTTTGATTATTTATTAAATACCCGATAAAAAATATCTAGAAAGTACATCAGAAAAGAATCTTCCGCCTCCAGCACCATGTATATCTTCAACAGCTACATCACTGCCGAATTCGTAAGTTTCAAATAATACTTCTTCACTGCCATTTGCAGTTAAGTTTTCATAAGCATCAACAGAATTGAAATAAGGGACCAAGCCATCATTTCTACTGTGATACAACTTTATAGGAGCATTGGCTTTCCAATCATGTACATTATTGTCAGCTAATGCTTGGCTAAATCCACTATTAGGGTCATTGATTTCATCTATAAATTCAGTGGTAAATATTTCTTGAGGGTTAGTGTTTGATAAGGCAAAATAACCACCATTTTCAACTTCTGTTGCATAAGGTTCATTTAAATAATAATCCAAGCCTCTTTGTAAATATACTCTATCGTAAGTATCCATTACCCATAAATATAGACTGATTGAGAAACCTAATTCCCCTTCAAAATTGAAAATGTAATTCCCAACAGCTGATTTATGATAGGCACCAGCACCCATCGCACTTCTTATAATATTAAATTCACCTGGTTGTGTTTCTTCAATGTATTTATGCAGCGCCATAGTCGAATTTCCTCCTTGAGAATACCCTAATAAATGTAATTCCTCAGTTCCGTTATCATCAGCTCTCATTTTTACCTCTAAAAACTCAGCATATTCTCTTGCTGCAATTAACATATCATAGCTAGTAGTAGCTGTTGTTTGAGCATGCTCATATGGGTGAAACATATCTCCTGTGCTTCCATAACCGATATAATCAGGGGCTGAGATCATATAACCATTTGCAGCAAAAAGAGCAGCGGATAAATGAATTTCTGCATTATTTTCTGGTAAATAAGAGGGAGCTCTATTTTCTTGATCAATTTGGGGATTTGCATCTTTTGCTAATGTGCTATGCTGAAAACTGGTAAGTTTAGCAGATCCTTGAACAATAGGAATCAAGATTAATCCGGAAGCTTCTACTTCTGTTCCATCATAATTTTCCGTCATGTAGGTTATTTTATGAGCCGTGATATCGAAATTGATAAACCCACCTACTAAATTATTTCCACCAAATCGAGCACTAATATCCTCAGTTGAGATTGAATCCAGAAATTCATAGCTGACTACATGTTGAAAATTAAATTCATTCTCTAAATCATCATCATTATTGCAGGCAAAAACTAAAACTGAGAGAATAACTAGGCTAAATAATCGAAGAAACTTATTAGATTGCATATTGTGATTTTATTACTACTTACTATTTATGATAATAATCATAAAAACTGATTAGCAATATATTAAATTCTAACTAAGATAGCCTTATGCTGCTTCAAGAAATACCAAAAAAAGAAGACATTATTTCAGCTGAGAAAAGAATTCACGACTATGTTCATAGAACTCCGGTTTTTACTTCTACTACATTGAATGAAATTTTAGGAGTTAATGTGTATTTCAAATGTGAGAATTTGCAGAAAGTAGGTGCTTTCAAAATGAGAGGTGCATCAAATGCAATATTATCACTAACAAAAGCACAATTGAAAAAGGGCGTGGCTACACATTCATCGGGTAATCATGCTCAGGCGGTAGCTTTAGCTGCCAAGCTATCAAAAA is drawn from Marivirga arenosa and contains these coding sequences:
- a CDS encoding GAF domain-containing protein; translation: MRNFRFTIGNKILGGFITLILIFIIYAGITIFTVSQNSSLTQTNSNVIKPSLTSIKDFNLLIIRSKMLVTNWVYLQSNETDKESLRTLHEEEYPAMKEKISDLKENWDSEVQRLEMDTVFTEFEGLLDVQKEIMGSLITFEDYEDPIVKFMASESIEREVIPRTDSVISHLNTILVQKQEESEEYEAEVLDSSNSLRNTSIILGVIFVILGLIGAFWLASSITKPVNYIKDIIVKLGKGILPEDNERKFGNDEIGEMAIAVGQLVDGLKDTSYFAENIGNGKYDSDYEPLSEEDVLGNALINMRGNLRKVAEEDKKRNWSTEGLAMFGDILRKNNDNISLLSDDIISNLVKYTKSNQGGIFVINSEEDDEPFLELTACYAWDKKKYLEQKIYEGEGLTGQAWLEGETIYMTEVPQDYVMITSGLGEANPNSILIVPLKVNDEIYGIIELASFNEFQDYEREFVEKIAENIASTISSVKINERTSKLLEESREMTEQMRSQEEEMRQNMEELQATQEEMERSQREREDKEKIINYTNMMIELDGSFYINSINNVTNDKLGYTSSEVGGSELSMLVESKDALKSMKSSLEANKTWSGTIKMKNKAGDVVDTQFSCGPLSGQSSGGSSYLMIGSVINKD
- a CDS encoding Tll0287-like domain-containing protein, yielding MRYSIAKALSLLIILSIWACGFSTEKRRPKRIQDTLEERVVKKVSEAEIINKTTQLGDSITQVVGAVFMSKISKEYASGGYEAAAKYCSMNAYPLTDSLADQYKVFLKRVSNKNRNPINTPSDIEKNILEAFEYSSERGDEIGANVQFIRPGDTILYNKPIKIPSKLCLNCHGTKNQISKEVQAILKKEYPNDKAINYEVGDLRGMWSLKFLKKEIVQKL
- a CDS encoding YfiR family protein — protein: MRHLKIVIIFFLFLFIAKDSIAQEKNYRFHKVFFYSFTKYIDWPESKKTGDFVIAVYGQSDIIPLLEEMAEIKKVGDRNIRVVKIDDIKSTDFYHILFVPSEKNGSFPKIKSAMNNQPCLLVTEYENMARNGSMINFKDVNGKLRFEVNNTTLKSAGLKMSQELTRFGEEIN
- a CDS encoding phospholipase; protein product: MQSNKFLRLFSLVILSVLVFACNNDDDLENEFNFQHVVSYEFLDSISTEDISARFGGNNLVGGFINFDITAHKITYMTENYDGTEVEASGLILIPIVQGSAKLTSFQHSTLAKDANPQIDQENRAPSYLPENNAEIHLSAALFAANGYMISAPDYIGYGSTGDMFHPYEHAQTTATTSYDMLIAAREYAEFLEVKMRADDNGTEELHLLGYSQGGNSTMALHKYIEETQPGEFNIIRSAMGAGAYHKSAVGNYIFNFEGELGFSISLYLWVMDTYDRVYLQRGLDYYLNEPYATEVENGGYFALSNTNPQEIFTTEFIDEINDPNSGFSQALADNNVHDWKANAPIKLYHSRNDGLVPYFNSVDAYENLTANGSEEVLFETYEFGSDVAVEDIHGAGGGRFFSDVLSRYFLSGI
- a CDS encoding response regulator, whose product is MSLKNEDFEVLIVDDDDMTVFLHDVHVKETQFHPAPKSFYNGNDVVDYLKTYYNVKKQYCILLDINMPILSGWEVMDAIIENGMDKNIAVIVLTSSINTADKIKSEQYDMVIDYVEKPLSEQRLLELKSEEKFKAFYTE